The segment taaattgAGTTTTCCTCTAATTTCATGCCTACTCCATTCTAGCAGGAAAAGTTGTCTCTCGAGGCTACTACCTCCACGACGCTTCCTTCATCAAGGTTTGAATGAACTTTCCTCTTTTGCCAATTTAAGCAGTAATAGCTTTTGTGATTGAGACTTgttcattaatatatatattttcacctAACGCAGCAtgcaagaacaagaacaagatctGCAAGCAGATGCTCCTCCGCTCAAGCTGGAAGATGTGATTCCTCCTCCTAcacaagcttcttcttctagaaacaagaagaaaagaaacaagaagaagaagaagctcgtCAGCAAAACCACACCACCACCTAACTAAGGCTGCCTCTTTTCATTTCCTAGCTTTGAATCTTTGTACTTCTCTAGCCTATAATAAACTCGTATCTTTTCTTTATTCAACTCCTGCTTGCCCCAGTTTGCAACAAGCTCCGCCCTTTACTAATACCATCGCCATTTAGTTTGTATTCCATTACTTAACTATAAACAAGCAAACAATTACCACATGTAACTCTTGTTTcttgcaaaacaaaaaaaaaaaattatagcaaTTTCAGTGATACTTAATATCTTGTTCGTTTTATTCAAACTTGCCAATCtcatctttctttctctgtGTCTTCTTGTAAGACTTTTAGTAAACTGATGTTTGTATTAGTTGCTCCACATAAAAGAATCACATATACATCAGCCGTGCAtttcttaacaattttttttatataaaaaacggTTGCTTGGCAaaccctttatcaaaaaaaaaaaaagaacaaaggtTGCTTGGCGGTTGATGCGCATGGGTGTAGTACTCCGCGATATAAACCGTCTTTTGGAGAAACAAGCCCTTCTCGGGGAAGAAGGATGATCAATCTAATGATCAAAACATTAACACAAGACACAACAACGCTTTGGTTTATTCAGTCCTTACAAATCCGAAATACGAATAACTCACTAGAGAAATACATGatgagaaaattaaaatatattcctTCTAATCTTTTTTGGACAATTATATTCCTtgtaattaaaatctaaaacacaTGCGAAATGCAGATTCAGACCTTATAAACCAAAACTAAAGTAGCTTATAGTGAAATATGAACGAATCACTAGAGAAGTCATGATGGGAagtgtaaatttttatttctgtttttttcttcttctcaaattAGTACAGTATACATAttcctttgtttttttattcGTTCATCTTTTTAATTCGAAGAAGTTGGTTAAATAAAGactaaaacaattatatatctAAGAACTTGGAtgataatagtttttttttggaacaagaaagttataatttcttccaatttaaaagaaaaagattagaaaaattgaaatccgcCCTTATTCAAACCActgaaaaaatatcaaaaagtcTAATGGTCCAACAATAAGAAGTCCGTTCAATAGATCAAGTAGGCCCGGCCCATAAAGTTCCCGCCACACTCTTCCCGCCAAAACTCATCGTCGAGTTAAAAAAAGCCCTCATCCCACTCTCCTTTCCGTCACCACAACACAACATTccacagagaaagagagagagagagagaggaaacaAAGATGTCAGGGTGGGACGAAGGAGCAGTATACTACAGCGACCAGCCGCAGTTCCCGGAGGGCGGAGACGCCGCCACCGTCAGTCCCCATGCGGTCATGACGAAATTCAAGGAGTTCATAAGAACCTTCGAGATAGGGCAGAACTGTTTCCCTTACAGGGAAGCCTTGCTCGATAACCCTAAGAGACTCCTTGTCCACCTCGAAGATCTCCTCTCCTTCGATTCCGATCTCCCTTCCCTCATCCGCTCCGCTCCTGCCGATTTTCTCCCCGTCGTATGAAGAAATAACCCCCAAATCTCCAAAATTAGGGTTCCTACAATTTCgtaatttactttaaaaatgttaattgCAGTTCGAGAAAGCAGCAGGTGAAGTGCTGGCGGGATTGAGAAtgagggaagctaatgagacGGGGGAAATGGAGGAGCCTACGCCAAGCGATGTGCAGATTTTGCTCACTTCAAGGGAGGATCCTGTGTCTATGAGATTACTTGGGGTATGTGATTGATTGATTCTCTGATtgaactttttgtttgtttagagtTAACTTTTGTAACTTCCTCCACCACACAGGCTCAGTACATCTCGAAGCTGGTGAAGATCTCTGGGATAAGCATTGCAGCTTCCAGGGTGAAGGCGAAGGCGACTTATGTGTTTTTAGTATGCAAGAATTGTAGGAAAACTAGGGAAGTTCCGTGTCGTCCTGGCCTCGGTGGGGCCATTGTTCCTCGCTCCTGTGATCATGTTCCTCAGGTACTACTTTTCCTTCggtgtgtgattttttttttaattatgaaattatcTTGAGTTTTTGAAAAAGAACCAATTTGGACATTGTTTTAGCCTGGAGAAGAACCTTGTCCTCTTGATCCCTGGATGGTGGTTCCTGATAGGAGCCAGTATGTTGATCAACAGACGTTAAAGCTACAGGAGAACCCTGAGGTAACTAATGATCCCTTCCgtgactgtttttttttggttcgcATCTCAATCAATGTACATTGATTATCTCTATTTGGGGTTTGCAGGATGTTCCTACTGGAGAGCTTCCAAGAAATATGCTTCTCTCAGTTGATCGGCATCTTGTTCAGTTAATTGTACCTGGAACCAGATTGACTGTAATGGGTATCTACAGCATTTTCCaagcctcttcttcttctaactcgtaagctttttttttgtcaaattcaGGTTTTGTAGATTTGTATTCTGGTAAAAGTTGTACCAATAGTGTTTCTTATGTAGGCATAAAGGAGCAGTTGCAATTCGGCAGCCTTACATCAGAGTTGTTGGATTAGAAGACACGAATGAGGCCAGTTCCCGTGGACCTGCCAACTTTACTCCTGACGAAGTTAGTATTGCATCATTTGTaactttttcatttgttttatatgaTAGCTTTAGGCCAATCACAGCTTCACTAtttagttttagaaaaaaaaaggctTTATTTCTTTAGCTTAGTATAAGCCACATTGGTTGGCTTGGAACGCTCATCCTTTATGCAGTGTAGCTCATCAGTTTTCCTCTCACAATAAAATACTTTTAGGAGGAGGAATTCAAAAAATTTGCTGCTAGTCAAGATGTTTACAGCAACATCTGCACCAAGATCGCGCCTTCTATCTTTGGTCACAATGACGTGAAGAGAGCAGTGGCGTGTCTTCTCTTTGGAGGATCAAGAAAGGTTGGTGACTGTGATTTAGGTTATCATTTTCTGTGCACTTGGACGCAACTTTTGATTTACCGATATACATGTCTATCTTTCACTCAGAGCCTACCAGATGGAGTGAAACTAAGAGGTGATATCAATGTTTTGCTTCTAGGAGACCCATCAACTGCAAAATCGCAGGTTTGTTCTGTTGTCTCAGTATCCTGATTTTAAAATAGCTTtgttattgttttaaattttgtagaaCCCTTACAAGAAAGTCATGTGTTATTAACAGCCCTTGTAACTTAGATGCGGAACCaatgtgttttttctttcttgtagTTTCTAAAATTTGTGGAGAAGACGGCTCCAATTGCGGTTTACACATCAGGAAAGGGTTCGTCAGCTGCTGGACTCACTGCTTCTGTGATTAGAGATAGCAGCACAGTAAGTCCTATTCTTGCCGCATGTTTTCTATTCCAAGATATGTTCAAACTCAGTTTGCTATGCCATTTTCATTTACTTTACACAATTTGTTTGTTGCAGCGCGAGTTCTATCTTGAAGGCGGTGCTATGGTTTTGGCTGATGGAGGCGTTGTGTGTATTGATGAATTTGACAAGATGAGACCGGAAGATAGGTAATACAAATCTGAACCATAGGGTAAAGAGAATCTAATTCTTCTTGATGACTAGAATTTGACAGACGTTTTTTTTCTCATGCATATAGAGTTGCTATTCATGAAGCAATGGAGCAGCAGACCATCTCCATTGCAAAAGCTGGAATAACAACTGTCCTAAACTCTAGAACCTCGGTTCTTGCGGCTGCTAACCCGCCCTCTGGTCGATATGATGATCTTAAGGTTTGACATCGCGTACTCTTCTTTATCAGTATTCTAGTTTGCAGTATTCTCAGgggaaattttgtttttggatttgCAGACTGCACAGGATAACATTGATTTGCAGACGACAATTCTTTCTAGATTTGATCTTATCTTCATTGTCAAGGACAGCAGGAATTTTGACCAAGACAAAGTAAGCCTGACATTTCAAGGCCTAACCAAATGAATCTTGCTTAGTAAACAATGAAACAGATATTAGTCATATGCAGATTACAGTAATTGTTTGAATTCTTTGATTGATTGGGTAGACATATGATTAATGTTGGAATAATAATCTCTTGACAGGAAATAGCCAGCCATATTATAAGGGTTCATGCATCTGCAGACAAAGTTACAGATGAAAACACAGATTCTAAGGAAGATAATTGGCTCAAGAGGTGTGTGTTGCGTTCATATCGTGTTTTTGCACTTTCTATACAAAACTCGCGTCTCTAAAATGTAGTGATCTTGTCACTGTAGGTATATACAATACTGTCGATCAAGATGTCATCCCCGTCTGACAGAATCCGCAGCTATGAAGCTGCAGCAGTATTATGTCACGATCAGAGAGGTAATTTGTCTCATGTAACTTTAAGAACATTTGACAATACAAAACAAAGTTGATctcaagattaaaaaaaaatatatatttttgttaaaaacagGATATGAAGAGAAGTGCACATGAAACAGGAGAGGCTGCCCCAATACCTATCACAGTCAGACAACTCGAAGCTATTGTCAGACTGAGTGAGTCGCTTGCAAAAATGAGACTGTAAGTAAAATCTTGTACATTCCTGAAACCTGTTCGAGCGTGTGCCTGTGTATTGACTGACTGACATTACTATATCGGGCCAGGTCACACGACGCCACAGAAGATGATGTAGAAAAAGCTTATAAACTTTTCAAAACCGCAACAATGGATGCAGCAAAGTCAGGGATAAATCAACAGATTAACATAACAAGCGAGATGGCGAAGGAGATAAAGGTAAGTGGGATGAAAGAAACATAttccttatatatattgttgatGATGGAGATGTATTGACTAAATTGATGTATGGATGTGAAAACAGCAAGCGGAAACACAGATCAAGAGAAGAATGGGGATCGGGGCAAGGTTATCAGAGAGAAGACTTATTGAGGATTTGGCTAGAATGGGAATGAACGAGTCAATGGTACCtcacttttaatattttcttaattgttTTATTCCTAATCACCAATTAGTGATGCGATTTTTGACTTTTGTGTGAATGTTAAAAATGGCAGGTGAGGAGAGCTCTGTTGATAATGCATCAGAGAGGTGAAGTTGAGTACCAGCGAGAGAGACGTTCCATTGTCCGCAAAGCTTGATCTCTCTTCTTCGCTCACAGTCTCTCTTCTTTAGTTTCAGGATCTTCAAAAAGACATATTTAGTATTGTTACTTTAATCGGAAGGAACAGAAACTTGCGTATGTGTTTTTGATGAAGACCCTTCCTTAAACTTTTATGCCCTCTTGAAACTGATATTTTCTCCACCAATGTTTTCTTGTGTTGCAGTCTCTTGACCAAATGTTAGTTAAGCTTTACGAGTTAGCCTATAGGTAACAAAACACTGTCATCGACGCAACAATAAGCCACGTCTAACGTAAAGCTACATCATTAATGCCATGATCCTTCGGTGCATGGTTTGTTATATAAAAACGTTATGTAAATTAAAACTCACGAGTAGAGCAAAGGATTCTTAATGTTTCTCGGACAAGTCTATTTGCTGACATTATCATCTTCAATATGtctgcaaacaaacaaaaacttgaCAACTATATCTAAGGCCATCTCCATTGTGTCtgtaatttgtataaaaatgaaaagaaaagctGGAAAAGAATTGTTCAAACAGTGACTGTAATTTGTATAGTATTATTAGGCTGCTCTTTAAAGAATTCTTTTTCCAGCTTTTCTTTTCCATTTTGGGTGTCTTCCTGTCGTCCTTCCAAATTTTCATACTCACTTTTTCAGTTCCTTCTCACCTTTCAATACCAGCAGAAACTATTGCTCTTGCAACCACTCCCGAGACACTTATAAACGTCAGCATGACAGATGTTATGAACTCCATATAAAAGCAAGAGCTGAAGACAGTTGATGTTGCTGATGCACAGAAACTACAACAAGATGATGCAATGATACTGGAATAGATTTTCTCCAAAAATTCAACTTGATTATCTTTTTATTGTTACTAAATAGGTAACCTACTTTTCTTATTCCTGGTAacatttagttttcttttttttaccaaGTCTTTGTGctccttttttttgtattctaaATCTTTTGCCCATTTTCCTCTTTATTGCTTCTTGTAGtagttttcctttttgtttttccaaatcttcttttcatttttgtagCACTTGACAATTCTTGTGATGTATACTTCTGTGATCCGTCTGGTGTGATATAACATGTGTTGAACACAAAATTTGCTACATCATAATCTCCACCTTTTTAATCTTAGTTTGATTTCAAGACCTCTGTAGAATCTCAACCGTTACACTTGAATCTTTTTGGCTGAATTATTAAATGAATCTAAAGGAAGTACGCTTAACATGTTGAAAGGCTATTGACATTCGTTGTGTTATACAAGATCTTCTGTTGAAATTTTTGTAACAGTTATGGTTTCTGATTCTGTGATAGATGATGCTCCTTTTTATGatttatcttctttttgttgGATATGGAAATTGCATTACACCAAAGCTTATGTTCTTGTCTTTGGGGATAAACTTTACTACAAAATGCTACAATTGTATTTAGTtgttctatatatttattaagaTTATTGTATGATGCATTTATCTAAACATTATTCTCAATTTCCAAGCTGACTATCACTGATGATTAGTCTAAATGACTAAATATGATGGATGACTCTGAGTGCCATGacaaatagttaaaattaaCTTCTGATTTTCTGGAAGTTTATCTTTATGAAATCATATCTGCATCTATAAGATTTGGATGTTTTTTTAGACATtgtatatattcaaaattttaaacatacaGTACTCTGTGATTTTCAATGCTGTTGAACAAGGATCCTATTTTATATCACCATCAACCTCAGtttcttattattaaaaaaagatattacaaaagcataacaaaaaaaagagaaaaaataatataatcatgATTTATTACATAATTCTCCATTTCTGATTTCTGGaagtttatttttctgaaaactTTTGTATATGTCTCTTTTTATCTTTAAGATTTGGATGGTCTTTTAAACATTATGTATTCATGCTGTAAACATACTCTGTGGGTTTTCATTGCTGTTgaaaaaagattatattttctaGCACCATCAACctcatattattataaaaaaagaacagaacaaatgcataacaaaaaaaacaagaagtagaaaaaaaagaatagaataataatttattatataactcTCAATGCGTCTCGTTTCTTTATTCTCTCACTCGTCCATCCTGTCAtcagcttcttttttttatccttAAGCTAAGAAGAATTTCACTATTGATATCATTTCTTAACCAAGAGAAATGAAATCAAAACCGAAGAATATTCCAAATCGGAACCTCCTTCTTTATCTTTAATCTTTATAAAGCCATTTTCTCTAACTTTATTGATCAAATCATCGTCATACGTCTGTGCTTAAAATATCATTGTAGTTTGGCTTAGACGGTGTAGTGCTGGTTGAGATTATCAATGTCAAGGCCCTTAAGCTTTACGACAGACTCCACGTGGCCTTTGAGAGTGTGCACTTCTCTTAGCCTGCATGCACCACAACACAGCAGAACTCAACAATCTTGTTGAAAAAATGTACTCTAGTGATGAATCTTTGGAGTGAACTCAACTTACCTTGCGACTTCAGCACGCTTTTTAGCCTGTTCAGCGATCTCAGAAAGCTCGGTGAAGGTTGCCTTGTCTTCAAACATTGACTCCGGGGGTTTAAGTCCATGGAGTGTACGTTGAGCTAGAGCCCATTGGGCCTCTCTTTCTCCCCTTCCATAGTCTTTCTTGGTTGTGAATGCAGTCTTTGATACAAAAAGGGCAAAGAATGTGAGCATATTATGTAGTTCAAAAAATCAAGACTAAAACTGCTCATAACATCATATTACCCTATTCTCGATCATGTTATTCCAAGCTTTGCCAGTGAGGATGTAGCGGGTGATGAACTTGAGGACGTCAAGAGGAATGTATGTGATGATACTGTAAATCCAGATGACTCCACACCATCCCCATCCGCACCCTTTAATTCTCGCAAATTCCCAATGTGCGTAAGCAGCTATTAAGGTTGCAGCCTGTTtgtaaaagaaaagagataaaaTTAGAAgagtaattaatttatataaccATAATTAATCTGTATGTACTGTATATGGAACCAAATCACATACCAGTTGAGCAATAAGGAATGCAATAAGAAGAAGGAATCCAGGTCGTTCCACAAAGGACCAGCTCCTTGATCGTGTCACAAAGATTAGTGCTTGACTAATTATACTGACTTGCAAATACAAAACTGCTATTAACTCCTCTGGTTGGCCTTTTAGTGATCTCACTCCAAATTTCTCCTACATTCACCCAAAACAATTAATAAGAATGGTGTCTTTTTGCTATTTTAAGACATGAATTtaattgaattataattaccggGAAGAAGTCAGTGTCATGAGCAAGCCAGAAGAACAGGACGGTAATGAGAGCCATGTATGTTCCAAGAACAACACCAGTAGCAAAGATCTCTTTAAGCTTCCACGAATCAGGAATCGGAGAAGGCTTGACTCTGTCTTTTGAAATGGTCATGATGGTCCCGTCGTTAAGGATGGCAATAATGAGAACCATGAAGGGAGAAAAGTCAAACTCCCAAATGAGAGCCACAAGCATGAAGCCTAGGACGATACGAATGGTGATGGAAACCGCATAGATCGTGTAGTTCTTCATCCGCTGGAAGATAGCTCGGCTGGTGAGCACCGCACTGATGATCACACTGAGACCAGGCTCGGTCAAGACTATATCCGAAGCGCTTCTCGCCGCATCAGTTGCGTCATCCACCGCTATACCGATGTCTGCTTTTTTCAGTGCTGGTGCGTCGTTCACACCGTCCCCGGTCATTCCAACTATATGCTTCTTTTCTTGGAGTCTTCTTACAATCTCGTACTTGTGCTCtaataatacaaataaaaaaagataaaataataataaaagtagtgttacaaaaaaaaaaagtaattttggAATTATCTGATTGGTCAGATAAAGAAAGGTTAATTAGTTTACCAGGAAAGACTCCAGCAAATCCATCAGCCTTCTCAATGAGCTCATCCACGGGAACTCCACCGGTAGCATCATCTTTGTTTTCGAGCAAAGAAGAGGAAGGATACATGTTAGTTCCCATCCCAAGCCTACGACCAGTTTCTTTACCAATCGCCAACTGGTCTCCCGTGATCATCTTAACGTTCACACCAAGATCAAGCGCACGTCTGATGGTCTCCGCACTGTCGTGCCTCGGAGGGTCAAAGAGCGGGAGAAGACCAACGAACTCCCAAGGAGTCCCGGGGCTTTCTTTGTCCTTTTCAGGGACCGTCTGGCGTCCGACACCGAGAGAACGAAGTCCACGCTCGGCAAACTTGTCGATGATGTCGTGCGCTCGTTTCAGAGCCTCTCCTTTGAGTTCACAGAGAGAGATAATCTGTTCGGGAGCACCTTTGCTGCATCTGTGCCAGTCTCCACTGCCGTCAATGTACGTGATCGCGGTACGTTTCTCGACGGGGTTGAATGGCAAGAAATGCACTTCGGTTATTCCGGCTCTCGCCTCTTTTGGATCGCCCAGCATGTTCACGATGCATGCATCGATAGCGTCTTGATTCTCCACTCTTGAAGCTCTTGCTGAGAGTAGTATCACTGTATCTTTGTCCGCGTTTTTACAGAATACCtacaagatttaaaaaaaaaaaaataatttaaataatacaCATATGATCAATTAATGTGatgagattattattattattattattaaatgaaataacCTCAATCAAGTTCTTGTCAACGGTTAGTTTGTTGAGAGTGAGGGTGCCGGTTTTGTCGCTGCAGAGAACGTCCATGCCAGCCATTTCCTCAATGGCGGTCATTCTTTTTGTGATGGCGCCTTGCTGAGACAACCTATGAGATCCAATAGCCATTGTGACAGACAACACGGTTGGCATAGCAATTGGGATACCTCCAATGAGAAGGACAAGAAGATTGTCGATTCCATCTCTGTACTTCCTATGCTGGATTGGATACATTACTATTATCTCAATCAACATTCCTATCGCGATTGAGCAGATACAGAAATTACCAATCGCGGTTAGGACctgaaaatattcataaaatcagtttaatatgtttgttagaaaaaaaaatattaaagactATATAATAAGAGACTATATAAAACATTACTGTACCGTTTGGAAGTGGCCAACGTTGTTAGTACTGTCAACGAGGTGAGCTGCCTTGCCAAAGAAGGTATGCACACCGGTGGCGATGACAACAGCCTCGATCTCACCCTGTTTACAGGTTGAACCGGAGAAGACCTCGTCTCCCGGATACTTAGTGGCTGGGAGAGATTCACCGGTGAGTGCAGACTGGTCGATTTTTAAAGGATCACCTTCGAGGAGACGAGAATCCGCAGGAACAATGTCACCCAACTTAATGCTGATCAAGTCACCAGGCACCAGCATCGCAGCTTCTTGCTCCCCCCATTTGCCATCTCTCAATACCTTTGCTTTAGGTGCAAGGTTGGCCATGAGAGCAGCTGCTGCGTTACCTGCATTGTTCTCTTCGATGAAACTGATTGTGGAGTTTATAATGAGCAGACACATGATCCCAACAAAGTCTTGCCAATCCGGTGGTCTTCCGTCACCGTTTGCCAACACGATCGCCATGATTGCTGCTGCTTCCATCACCCACGAGAGTGGGTTCCACATAAACCCTAGGAACTTTAGGAACTTGTTTTCTACTTTCTCTTCCAGTTTGTTGGCCCCAAAGATCTGCAGCCTGTTTCTTCCTTCCTCTGATGACAGACCTTCCCTTGAGCATTTTAGCTGTTGGAACACTTCGTCCACCGGAATCTTCTCCtgtaataagataaataaaacccatgtttaagttttaatatatgatatttggATGAAAAAggtaagaaaataaaagtaaatactAACAAGATCAACGTTCTCGTTTTTTATTTCTTCCCATGAGATATCAGCAGCCATGATGAATCAACCCGAggtaaccaaaaaaacaaaagtgaaaatgTAACTTCTTCCCTTCCAAGCTTGTTTTGAAGCTAGAAAAGAGAGGTTTTCTTTAAGTTTGTGATGTTCTGTGGAGGCAGAGAAGTGGTGTTTATATACACACACTTACACAGGTGGCTTTGTGTGGTT is part of the Raphanus sativus cultivar WK10039 chromosome 5, ASM80110v3, whole genome shotgun sequence genome and harbors:
- the LOC108860382 gene encoding ATPase 6, plasma membrane-type; translation: MAADISWEEIKNENVDLEKIPVDEVFQQLKCSREGLSSEEGRNRLQIFGANKLEEKVENKFLKFLGFMWNPLSWVMEAAAIMAIVLANGDGRPPDWQDFVGIMCLLIINSTISFIEENNAGNAAAALMANLAPKAKVLRDGKWGEQEAAMLVPGDLISIKLGDIVPADSRLLEGDPLKIDQSALTGESLPATKYPGDEVFSGSTCKQGEIEAVVIATGVHTFFGKAAHLVDSTNNVGHFQTVLTAIGNFCICSIAIGMLIEIIVMYPIQHRKYRDGIDNLLVLLIGGIPIAMPTVLSVTMAIGSHRLSQQGAITKRMTAIEEMAGMDVLCSDKTGTLTLNKLTVDKNLIEVFCKNADKDTVILLSARASRVENQDAIDACIVNMLGDPKEARAGITEVHFLPFNPVEKRTAITYIDGSGDWHRCSKGAPEQIISLCELKGEALKRAHDIIDKFAERGLRSLGVGRQTVPEKDKESPGTPWEFVGLLPLFDPPRHDSAETIRRALDLGVNVKMITGDQLAIGKETGRRLGMGTNMYPSSSLLENKDDATGGVPVDELIEKADGFAGVFPEHKYEIVRRLQEKKHIVGMTGDGVNDAPALKKADIGIAVDDATDAARSASDIVLTEPGLSVIISAVLTSRAIFQRMKNYTIYAVSITIRIVLGFMLVALIWEFDFSPFMVLIIAILNDGTIMTISKDRVKPSPIPDSWKLKEIFATGVVLGTYMALITVLFFWLAHDTDFFPEKFGVRSLKGQPEELIAVLYLQVSIISQALIFVTRSRSWSFVERPGFLLLIAFLIAQLAATLIAAYAHWEFARIKGCGWGWCGVIWIYSIITYIPLDVLKFITRYILTGKAWNNMIENRTAFTTKKDYGRGEREAQWALAQRTLHGLKPPESMFEDKATFTELSEIAEQAKKRAEVARLREVHTLKGHVESVVKLKGLDIDNLNQHYTV
- the LOC108856150 gene encoding DNA replication licensing factor MCM5 is translated as MSGWDEGAVYYSDQPQFPEGGDAATVSPHAVMTKFKEFIRTFEIGQNCFPYREALLDNPKRLLVHLEDLLSFDSDLPSLIRSAPADFLPVFEKAAGEVLAGLRMREANETGEMEEPTPSDVQILLTSREDPVSMRLLGAQYISKLVKISGISIAASRVKAKATYVFLVCKNCRKTREVPCRPGLGGAIVPRSCDHVPQPGEEPCPLDPWMVVPDRSQYVDQQTLKLQENPEDVPTGELPRNMLLSVDRHLVQLIVPGTRLTVMGIYSIFQASSSSNSHKGAVAIRQPYIRVVGLEDTNEASSRGPANFTPDEEEEFKKFAASQDVYSNICTKIAPSIFGHNDVKRAVACLLFGGSRKSLPDGVKLRGDINVLLLGDPSTAKSQFLKFVEKTAPIAVYTSGKGSSAAGLTASVIRDSSTREFYLEGGAMVLADGGVVCIDEFDKMRPEDRVAIHEAMEQQTISIAKAGITTVLNSRTSVLAAANPPSGRYDDLKTAQDNIDLQTTILSRFDLIFIVKDSRNFDQDKEIASHIIRVHASADKVTDENTDSKEDNWLKRYIQYCRSRCHPRLTESAAMKLQQYYVTIREDMKRSAHETGEAAPIPITVRQLEAIVRLSESLAKMRLSHDATEDDVEKAYKLFKTATMDAAKSGINQQINITSEMAKEIKQAETQIKRRMGIGARLSERRLIEDLARMGMNESMVRRALLIMHQRGEVEYQRERRSIVRKA